One genomic region from Desulfurobacteriaceae bacterium encodes:
- a CDS encoding DUF2283 domain-containing protein, whose translation MLKYNPETDTLYVSFYDEEKKKQVSLIISEVSKKSEYFPEDDILWVDISEKKSFESEHIFDGNFVVDFDKNGDPVGLEIFGWKRFYDERCVGKQEKK comes from the coding sequence ATGCTGAAATATAATCCTGAAACAGATACTCTCTATGTTTCTTTCTACGACGAGGAGAAAAAGAAACAGGTCAGTCTGATAATCTCTGAGGTTAGCAAAAAGTCAGAGTATTTTCCTGAAGATGATATTCTGTGGGTAGATATTTCGGAAAAAAAGTCCTTTGAAAGTGAACACATATTTGATGGCAATTTTGTGGTTGACTTTGATAAAAACGGAGACCCAGTAGGACTGGAAATCTTTGGTTGGAAAAGGTTTTACGACGAAAGGTGTGTAGGTAAGCAAGAGAAAAAATAA